TGTTTCCTTACAAACCTTGATTCGATAAGCCTTAGACTCCTCGCTTGTATACGATTTGGAGCAAAAGAAAATACAGGAAATGATGAAGATTGATTCCGCTTCAGAAATCTGAATTTGCAGTTCATCGGCAAGCATTTTGAAACTACTTACAAGATCGTTCTTGGCATTAAAAATTTCCCATGTCTTAGTTGTCCGTTCTCCGCGAATATCAATTGGATAGCCTCGTTTGATTCGTGTTAAGGAAAGCCCAATCCACGCGGCATATTGAATTTTAGCAGCTGGTGAGAAATATATATCCAATTTTCTCATAATATCCTCAATAAAGCTATCAATGATTTCAAAACGAATATCAATAAAGAAAAGATCGCGTGCTGGATAAGCATTAAAAAAGAGATCATAGTATAAAAAACGGATTTGTGATTCCTTCCCAATGAGATGTAGTGGCTTATTCTCGAGCTTCAAATGGATGGATTCCAAATAGCGATCAACAGGTGCTAGCTTGCGATAGATGGTAGCTGGGCTAACGAAATTTTCTTTACACCACGCGGCAAGTGAAAGCTCTTTTTCATCATAAATATCGTAACATAGTCGGAATAAATAGGTTTCGGAAAAGAAAGCAGAAAACAAGTGAATAAAATTTTCATCGAGTGGTTTTTCAAGACAGATACCCTCGATTGTATTGACGAGGTGCCATTTGTCTGGCAATGCAAGATCTAGATTTTTAATATCACGCGCAAGTGTTTTTTTAGAGCAATTCACGCGCTCACAAATTTCTTGACGATCCCAGATTTTATAATCAGATAACAGGACTTTAATAATGAGCAATTGCCGTTCCTTATCTTTTTCTAAAATACCGTTCATGATGCATTCATCCTTTCTTGAGTTATAAAACTTCTTATTTTTGCCGTTGCCCAAAGTCAAGTTTGAGACATATCGCCCTTTTTTAGTTGGCGCATATCGTTTACAATGAGTGAGAGAACAATATGAGATAAAGCAGGTAATAATGATGATATTAAACAATGAACGAGTCGCAGATGAGATATACGCAGCTATTAAGGCCGATGTTCTTTGCCAGAAATACAAAATAGGCGACACGATTGAGGTGCAAAATTTGGCAGCTGAATTTGGTGTGTCG
The sequence above is drawn from the Listeria weihenstephanensis genome and encodes:
- a CDS encoding helix-turn-helix domain-containing protein, with translation MNGILEKDKERQLLIIKVLLSDYKIWDRQEICERVNCSKKTLARDIKNLDLALPDKWHLVNTIEGICLEKPLDENFIHLFSAFFSETYLFRLCYDIYDEKELSLAAWCKENFVSPATIYRKLAPVDRYLESIHLKLENKPLHLIGKESQIRFLYYDLFFNAYPARDLFFIDIRFEIIDSFIEDIMRKLDIYFSPAAKIQYAAWIGLSLTRIKRGYPIDIRGERTTKTWEIFNAKNDLVSSFKMLADELQIQISEAESIFIISCIFFCSKSYTSEESKAYRIKVCKETTPVTYQLVESIFNVLPQTGWDANDLLVSLIDTFAMFHAVECPLFLAQERFLITEEHVLSPDLEREIAAIFHKFSKEPMYAYLHENQDVLMYRIGISIQTAIERTNRPPTLTAKIFSQNGFLWEDLVKKTIRSRYSVQQLIIVGGGHPQADFIITDLPLPRSEIPQLVWNTNPTSRDWQMLDAYLDAKTHQEDELL